The Hippocampus zosterae strain Florida chromosome 2, ASM2543408v3, whole genome shotgun sequence genome contains the following window.
CACTGCAGCtcaagtcagattttttttttgttcatgtgcaacatatctgattttttttcatgcaatgtGAACTGtaaaattaagatttttttttttcaaatccaacctggCTCTCTTTCGCACGTGGATACAAATCGGACACTGCACGTGTCTGCAGTATGAACGGTCATCTATACACATCCGACCTATATGCGCAGGCTGGGTGGACTATTGACTACGTGAATCTCTAAACAATTTAATCCCATGACGTCATCCTTCGTAGACGCCGCTCCTTCATTGCTGCTTTGCAGGTTTAATAGATTTTGGTTTTCTTCCAAGGTTTGTGAGGAAGAAGAAGTCCTAGATTTGGACGCTCAAAGTCTTGCAGATCTGCTGGCTTCAGACGACCTCAACATTTCCAAGGAGGAGGTGATGCTGGAGCTGGTGTTGCGTTGGGTGGCAAAGCGACGAGGGGACTCGCAATGTGAAGCTCAGGCTGTGGAGTTGCTGCGTCATGTACGGCTGGAGCTTGTGGATCCCGTATTCCTCCAAAAAGCTCGGAGAAAAAATCAGGTGGGGGAAACAACAAGGAGGATAAACGCGCCTCCGTGTTTATCATGTGACCCCAATCCTAACCCACCGATATCTGATCATTATGTATGTTGAGCACACAGGTTTTGCTACGAGACATTGAGTGCTTTCGAATGTTTGACGCTGCCCTCCAGACCTCGGGTCTGTGCAAGGCATCAGCCCCGCCTCGACCAATCCTTCGTTACGGAATGGAGACCACCAACTTTCTGATCTGCTTGGGAGGCGTGAACCAGGATGGGATTCCTTCCCGCCGTGGGGGCCATGCTGATCTCAGTTTTTGCTTCGCTCccaaagacagaaaaacataCTACATCCCCTCTCCTCTGATGGGCTCAGGGGGCTTTGGTCAGATTGTTGGCAGGGCTGTGACTTGTGACAACAACATAGTGGTCGCCGTCGAGGCAGAGGATGAGCATAGAATGAAGAGAGCGGATATCTACAGGTGTACACGAACAGCAAATGTCACTATTTTAATTCACCATCTGACCTGCTCAATTTGTTTATGTTCCAGGTACAATCCTGCTGAGAAGTCCATCTGGGTCAAGCTTTGCTCAGCAGCACACACGGACATGTGTGCTTTTGGGCTCCTGGGCAATGCAATCTACATGATTGGCGGTCAGATGAAAGTGCACCATCATTACATCATCACAGACAGTGTGATGAGGTGGTCGTTGAGAAGAGGAGGCAGCTGGATCTCCTTCGCCCCACTGCCTCTTCCTTTAGCTTGCCACAGCACTGTTAGCCTCAAAGAACGCCTTTATGTACTGGGAGGATGGTCGCCACAGgtgcaaacatttttgtttcccattacaggccaaaaatgtgacaaaagtgaAAGCTTTCATTGTTAAAAGTCCGAGCAAAATTTGAATGTGAGCGCGTGTAATCCAGAGTCGACAAAAGAACATACATAATACCAAATTAGCATTTGCACTTTGAACAAGCCAACGTTAGCCATGGCTGCTAAATTGGTAGCATGAAAACGGTGCTGAATTTACCTGTCATCAATCATTTTGCCTCAATCCTGAATCCTCTCAGTTCCCCGAAGTCCTTCTACCTCTGAAAGGCAACTCCTTTATTACACTTGgttgtagtttttttaaattttcctgATGTGGATATTTCTGCATTCTTTAATCCCACTTCTTGAAGCCCACTGTAACAGGACAGCACAAAGCCCGTGAATGCACAATAAAAGACATTTCACCCGTCTCATTATTTGTCtgtttgagcccccccccccccccccccccacaacaccATGGTTACACAAGATGGTGTCCTATAGGGAAGTGTTTTTCACAGCACATTTCACTCAACGGATGTGACAaaaagtttatatatatatatatatatacacagtatatatatactgtatatgaccgGACGTTTATATGAGCTACAATGCAGTCATACTGTCCAGTACCAAGCTGAAAATGAGTATCAGAGAATTGTAAGATAAGGCTGCTGCAATCATTGTAATGTACATGGCCATTGATTCTAATTCTGAGATTATTCTGCAACATTTCAGGACCAAGTACCGGTATGTTGTATTCCACTACACCCATGCCAAATGAAACAACCATCATTATTAGCTCCAAGCCATAGTTCTGTGCACTTTTTAACATTGCACTCAACCTATTTCTTTTTTCTCGTATATCCTCTCTGTCAGAACCACCCAGAAGAAGAACCAGAAAAGCTCAGTAACCGAGTGTTCCAGTTTGATCCTGGTAAAGATAGATGGAAAGAGTGCGCCAGGATGAGGCACTCGAGATATCGCTTTGGTGCTGCCATTCTCAATGGAGAAATCTACATTTTAGGTCTGGTCTCAATTCATCAAATTTGTATGAGTAATGGGCAAGAACAGGGAAAGGTGATGCTCTTGTGTTCGTCAGGTGGTATAGGATGTGACGGAGAAGACTGCGGCCAATGACGTCGCTCTTTGAGCTGTGTAGAGATTTACAACTCGGAAACAGACACATGGAGGCCAGGCCCGAGTCTTCCCATATCGTTACTGTTTCTCCGAAACAACACAGTGCAGGCGTAGTGCAGGGCAAGCTGTATCTCTGTGGATACTACTAGGGGGCGAGTAAGTTTAAAATTCTCGCCCGCCACACACCGTCTCATGCCACTGAACGCAACTTGGACTGGGCCATTGCAAAACAATGACGGTTGGCAACTCACATCCATGCAATGAGCGATTAAATGGTGAGCCTGTATCGGCTTTTGAGGCTGCCCAAACAGTGTATTGTTCTTCAACACATTTCATTAAACTATTAAAAGATTGTATGATTCTGGCCTGCTGGGCCAGCTAGCTTAGAAtctaaaaatgctttttttgcgTGCGTGAAATCTTATGTGCATGTAATCTGCGATGTTGCTCCATCATATAGCAGCAATTCAGTCAATCTGAATCCCCAAACCAGTTGCCAAGTGACTGCCGAGCTAACGCTGCACACTGCGCTACAGATCGGTTATGTTTGGCCGGATCGCTCGGTGTGCAGCAGGCCGGAATtaatcatgttgaaatgttatgGTGACAGTCATGTTGTAGTGCTGGATGATTCATTGATTTTATTGAAGAAGGAAGTTGATGCAAGTTGCTTAAACATGCTTAAAAATCTGATGGGAAAGTCATACGGCCCCGTCCTTGATCAAAGTATTCAGTCTTGTGAACCGCACTTTATAGATTGACTATTTTGGCTGCAGGTGGGC
Protein-coding sequences here:
- the LOC127595599 gene encoding LOW QUALITY PROTEIN: kelch repeat and BTB domain-containing protein 12-like (The sequence of the model RefSeq protein was modified relative to this genomic sequence to represent the inferred CDS: inserted 3 bases in 2 codons; substituted 2 bases at 2 genomic stop codons) translates to MDTLLAAIVRAEHGAHLLRQLEKMRDVQELTDVVLVAGEISFACHKVVLSAFSPYFQAIFTCGLKETRGGVVPLRDTPAQSLELLLGFMYRAKLHLSNDNIQAVSAAAFLLHVDGAFRLCQRHMEASMDTSNCVGLFHWARNLGATSLADCXFRYLCQHFTQVCEEEEVLDLDAQSLADLLASDDLNISKEEVMLELVLRWVAKRRGDSQCEAQAVELLRHVRLELVDPVFLQKARRKNQVLLRDIECFRMFDAALQTSGLCKASAPPRPILRYGMETTNFLICLGGVNQDGIPSRRGGHADLSFCFAPKDRKTYYIPSPLMGSGGFGQIVGRAVTCDNNIVVAVEAEDEHRMKRADIYRYNPAEKSIWVKLCSAAHTDMCAFGLLGNAIYMIGGQMKVHHHYIITDSVMRWSLRRGGSWISFAPLPLPLACHSTVSLKERLYVLGGWSPQNHPEEEPEKLSNRVFQFDPGKDRWKECARMRHSRYRFGAAILNGEIYILGGIGCDGEDCGQXRRSLSCVEIYNSETDTWRPGPSLPISLLFLRNNXSAGVVQGKLYLCGYYXGASGHEIITKEVLELDPAVNAWAVVERHAAMHDSYDVCVVANLNPRDLLTQ